tatatataatagtatactatatgtatatatattaaatatatcacaatataattatataagtattaaacaaaatgccataggatttaaaaaaaaaaaaaaggttcaagGGTGGACCGAACGGACTGTCCTGACCCTTAGGGAgctcggtccggtccagggtgggaaaaccctagaCCGAATAGGTCTGGTCCGATCCACAAAACCTCCTCGAACCAGACTGAACTCACCCCTAGCTGGAGTGACCAAACACAGCTGCGAGAAATGACAATGAGCATGCAGGCTaagtatgacaagtattgggggaTTGAGTAGCTTAAATATTTTCCTATATATGACTATTGTTCTTGACCCCCAGTACAAAATTGATGGTATAGTGTATGAATTGGCATTGGTGAACAGGAAGGCATGGgtgtattatattatagtaaagGTTAGGGAAACCCTTAAACAATTGTTTGATGAGTTTGCCACACTCAGGGGTGGTAATATTCCGACACCAACACCACAATATCGACTCCTCTCAAAGTGGGAATTAAGAAAAAGTGTTCATTAGAGTGCGGTGAGAGGTTGGGGCAGGTTGCCAAGCTTCATCAGCCTTCAAACACACAGTCAAAGTTGGATAAGTACTTAGTAACGTAGATGAACATTTACGAAAGGGTTTGATATATTGTCTCAGTCAAATGTCAATCTCATCGAGTATCTCATCCTTAAAGACATAGCCCGTAGTATTTTGGTCATCTTTATTACCATCATAACCTCAGAGTCAACCTTTAGCACCAAGGGATGCATATTGAATCCATTTTCcagagttcattgtctcctaccaCTATGAAGGCATTAATTTGCATTCAAAATTTGATCAAAGGGAAGCCAATTCATATTCTGGATATAATAAACTATGTGAAGACCGAGGAGGATACAGATAGTGATCAACCTGCATCCAATAATCGCTCTTACCTTTGATATTGCTATAATATTGcttttacttataatatattttgttattacttatattcaaatttaattgttgtaggGACAACTTTGACAAATGCCCCTAAATCTACATCAACTACAATATGACTTCGTGGTTTGATTCACTATTACCATTGGTTTGTATAATGATTCTCTTATTTATTCGTAGTATGTATATGATGTTTATTGTTTATGATTCTAATTggttttcttgttattttttagtttttatagtCTCATTGTCACATGCCCAATCTCAATGATTTCATTTTGATCTCAATCTCATCTtggtttgtaattttaattttttttaattttttcacataTCTATACAATGTttgtatttatgatttttttttcttatatcatTTTTCAGGTTTTATAGTCTCACACCCACTTGCTCAAGTTCCAACCCTAATCTCATATCCTCAATCCTTTAATTTGCAATATTTAATAGTCTCACTTGGTTTGTACTTgtagttttatgtttttaattttttttatatatgtatatatcattattatatttttttaattctaattttttttcttattaatattttagGTTTTATAATCTCAGTCTCGCTTGCCCACCACCCCCAAATTCCAATTTCAAGACTCAAAGTCGTCTTACTAGTCTACTAGATACAATTTGTAATAttgtaatattattcatttcaatatttttgacaatttgtaatatttttagattaatttgtattattttaatagcttagaatactttatttttatttttaatgttttcacAACCTTTTGTTTGATTATATGCTATATGTAAATtgtaaaggaaaattctatacactataCTACCATCACACTTGCATCATATTAAGTAAGATATGACACATTTACCACCAtcgaatgatcatttattacatgtttttttatcatcaaataatgataaatgcaccacatcatatatagtgaGATGCAAGTGAGATAATGGTATGATGTAGACCATTACtcaattgtaaataataatgctatacaccaccatcaaataatgataaatgtacaaagagtaatgatatacaTCACACCACTATCTCACTTATATCCCACTATATATGATAGGCTTAACCTCTCCCccacttcccccccccccccccaaaaaaaaaaccaaactagGGGCTGCCCTTAGGGTGTTAGGCCAGATCTAGCTCCCGCGcgcttggggggggggggggggggggggggttacaGATGTGGGAAGAGGTATCCCCTGCCCATGGGGTGCGGATAACACTCTACTTTGAAATACATGTAATCATCTAAACATATTTCTGTCTCTGCCATCGGATTACTATGATTACAAACCTCTCAACCAAGGGTTTTGGAGCTAACAAAAATAGAATGCAAAACATTAGGCTTATCAAGAACACAGGCTATAAATGAGCAAATCAGAAAGCCTCTCTCTCAGCTATGGATGCAAGAAGCCATTTATTGAGGGGTGCAGATAAGTAACACGTCTAAAGTTGGTCTGTAGCATTGGCCCAAACCACAAAGAAACTACCTTTTTTGtttaaccaaaaccaaaaatctcatcttatctcatctcaactcatcattacaattttttcaaatccccatacaaatataataaacaatctaactttttcaaatcccaatacaaaattaatattcaaaaattatattataacaatattttattcattactatttaaaacatctcatctcattttatctcatctgtataaccaaacgggaCCGTAATGTGCATCTTGGCTTGCCACACAAAACCATAACCCAATTTAGGTCGAGTTTCATCCTCAAAGCGCTATTAACCTGGACACCCCAAGTCCAAATAATAGGGTTTTAATTTaggtagaagaaaataaaagacaatCTAAAAATTCAAGATAAGACCTTATCCTTTACTATCTTACACCTGTTTTCCTTGTACACAAGAATCAAAGAATTCAATTCTGATAAAAATAGTCTCACTTCGACTCAAATCATCAGAAGTTGGAAGCATATAttggcttttcttcttcctctgctGAACCAATCAAGTATTGATTTACAGATAGAAGATATCCTGTGCTGTTAGACATAAGCCACTGTTGCTTTGCTACCCCTCCAAAGGCCAGGTTTCTGGGAAATAAAAGCAACTATCAGATTTAGACTACCTTGGGTGCATCAAGCTCTAACTCCCTATGTACGAACCAAACTCTGTACTTTGGATCACATGGTCAATCTGGTTTGTCTTAGCTGCAATATAGCGTGCCTAGTAACAACAGGAAGGAAAAGAGGTATGCTCTGCCCTCTGTGCGAGGGTTCCCATGCCTAGCCGTGCTCATCTACCTGCCTGCATCTTTGTGATGATTCTTGTTCACTTAAATATACTTCATGATCGATCTTCATATTTCTAGGGGATTTAGCGTAAAATCCCGATCTTCAACTCCTTGATCCCCTAGAAATATGAAGATTGATCATGAAGTACATTTAAGTGAGCAAGTATTCTTGCTGCCAGAGATTTTACGCTGCCACTTCCTCTCTGTGTTAAGTCAACTAAGGGCATCTGAGCTGAGGctccatatttcaatttcaaCTCCACCAGCCGAAAAATCCTTTCTAAAGCATGTAGAGCCTTCTCCTGCAAACTGGGGGAAGGCGAACCAAGGAATTTTATCATTGGTGGTATAGCATTTGCTTCTGCAAGCACCTTACTGCCACTCTGCAGCCTCTCACCTTCAATTAAAGTTAACAGTGCATCCAAACAAGCCTCACAAGCTCCAGGATCTGGTTCTGAAAGAATTCTCACTAGAGGCCTCACAGCATCAGCCTCTACAAGACAAAATGATGATTCAACGCTACAGATTCCTCCATGAACCATGCAGACAGTTTCTAGCGGAGCAGAGAAGCACCAGAACCCCTTTTGCTTTGAAATTGACCTGCTCAGCTGAAGAGAACTCTTTGAAAATTGATAAAGACAGATCGCAGCACGTTTCTTGGTCAAGGTGGTTCCCAACTCTAGCATTTGTACCAACAAGGGTATAATGCCAGTTTGAGCTGAAATCTTTTGCCATTCTAAATTTGTTGGGACTGTGAAACGACGTATCGCTCCAACAGCATTTTCCATCAACTTATTTTTATGGGGATTTTTCTGCTTGGCATTTTGAATATGACAGAAAATTACTGGAAGTGCCCCGGCGTCTAGAAGCCACTGAGTGATCTGTGGGATTTCTGGCAGGTTGGAGATAATGCCCATTGCAGAAGCaatctcttcttcatcttcagaaGATTTGATGATCCTGAGTAAAGTCTCAATGCTTTTCTGATTTACATGCTCTAGGATAGTGGCTTCATCTTCACCTTCTGCCAAAAAATTGAATAGCTTTACAGCATCTGCCCGTACACTTGGGTTATCAAGCTGACACAACTGAACCAAAACTTGCACAGCTGAGCACTGTAAATGTAATTGAACCAGttaatgtttatataatgtATCCCACAGAAAGATTACACCAAGAATAAGTTAGCACTTGAAATGATATACAACTGGAAGACGCACCACATCCCCCATCTTCATATGGGGAGAGGAAGTAATGTGGCCTATgtcagaaaaaggaaaataaacaagaaataaaCCCAGGTGACAATGTCAACAAAAGGGTTAAAATTGGTGCTTATATCACTAGGAAAAATATCTTCTAGCTCTTCTTTTTGAAGATTCATTTCATAATCCTAAAAAGTACAATGCCCCAAAGCAAGTAGTTCAAACTTTTTGGAAGCTGTGGTCCCATGGTTCAAAAAGGCCATGAAGGAAATGACCTACCTTAAAGCTTTCctgtgatgagagagagatggttctataaatcaataaaatgaaCCAACATAATGATGAGACCAAGTATATGAACACCAGATCTGTTTAATATTCTGGGAGTCAAGTCCAATTGTAAGTGCATGCAGTCAACTGTCAGCAATGGCTTTGATGCTTCATAAGGTGATATTACATTAATTGAATCTTTCACTCATTTTTATTCTCTGCTCCCCACCCTTCTGTGTGTGCGCACGAGCTCACAATGAAATGcacaatttgtttttgtttgtacaAATGACAATTGCTGTTGGAAAGCATTCGCCAAGCTTTCCTTAGACTAGCCAACCTTCGGCAGTATCTCACTATTGATTTTTCTAGAACACATCTACCTTTTGTTTGGCAAGTTGTTCTGGCCAGAAACCATTTCTCATTGTAAAATAAAAGCATGTTTGCAACATATATGTATACCTGTGTTAATTTAGTCTTGATGTTTGTGGCAGAAGGGGATTGGCACAGGGCCTGGAAGGTTTGCATAATGCTTTGTTGTATATCAGGTCCCGTCAAGTTGATTAAAGAGAATAGTCTGAAAATATCGTCATCTGAATCCAACAATGAAACTGGAATCTGGCTAGATTCTTGAGACATGGTTGATACAGCTAGATGCATAATTGTGCCGGCTGCATGTTCACGCAGACTAGGTGATGAACCATGATGGAAGAGAACATCAAGTAATGGGCGCACTGCACCTTCTCTAATCATCTGCAGACCATTTTTTGATAAGCTTGAGAGGTTCCGAAGAGCTTTAAAAGCTACTTCTCGCAACTGAGTGTTGCCCTGCAAGGCAGAGCGAAGAAGTGGACCTAGAGCATCTGCTTCAAGCAAAGATTCTTTATTGTGGTCTGTCAACTCCATTTCTGCCAAAGTTGTTGccataatcatttttacgtCTTCTGGCCCTGCATAATAGAAGGAAACAAGTTACAGCGCAGCTGCATATCTTTATACATAAGCATAAGCCTTCAACACAATTGAATCAAAATTAACACTAGATTTCCAATCGACAAACAAGAGGAGGCCAAATATCTTTCCAGCTATTCCTTTCATTATGTCATGGAAACCATCCAGATGAAAGATCCACTTGATGATTCTTTTGGTTGATCAGCTATTCATCCAGGATAACTATCTTTTATGCTCTTCTGATCAAGACACTCTGTTGGAACGGAATGACTAAGACAGAATGAGCTTTAAATAACTGAAAACTTTATATTAACATGAAAAGGGCCCGTGATTCGTAGTCGACTTACTCGAGTATCCAGAATAGAACTGTTGTATTCATAAATTCATATTGTGAAAACTTCAAAATACAGTACGAGGAATTTCCTATTATACAAAAAGGGGTATAAATAAACGTTCTTTCACAAGAACATTCATGACAAACTAAAGTGACAGTTTATTGAAATAATAACCTGTGGAGAGGCGCTGCAGTAAATGCTTAAAATGATTTGCCTTTGCCATCTGTATAACATTCTGATCGGAGAATGAGAGATTATTCAACAGCATCTGGGCATCTCGAGCAGCTTGATTGTCATCGCTGCTTGACATGGTCACCAAGAGCAATATGCAACCTTGAACCTTTCCTATACAATCTCTTACCAAATTACATTTTGATAACTCCAACAGTAATGCCACTGCTAACTTTCTCTCAGCAGCACGACGACCAAGTGATCGAACAATAAATTCAATAGCATTATCAACTCCTGCAATTCTTtcctgcatatatataaatatatatattgtggttgagaaaattgaaatctACGAAAATAATCAGCATTTGTCATTAAATTAATCATATTGCAGGTTTTTACCGAAGGAACCATACTGCACAAGCGGATATCTAGAGTAGTATTGGAGTGAATTAGATTTGCCACTTTAAGGGGTACCAATTCAAAAACAGAAATGTTGGCAATCATTTATCGATAGCTACCTATCATGTACCAGTATTTACTACAATGAATAACTGTTGGGCACAATTTGCACATGTATAAATTTAAACGGTTAGTTCCATCCTTAACTCCTCTAGACTAAACTTTTCACTCTTTCAACCAactaatatgataaaattaattcCAGGATTATATGGAGATAAGAGGCAATAGTTTTGTTATCTGAGAACCCCATAtgctaatataatatattcttaGCACTTATGTACTCTTGCCCATAGCTACCTATTATGTACCAATATTTACTACGATGAATAACTGTTGGGCCTAATTTGCACATGTATAAATTCAAATGGTTAGTTCCATCCTTAACTCCTCTAGACTAAACTTTTCACTCTTTCAACCAactaatatgataaaattaattcCAGGATTATATGGAGATAAGAGGCAATAGTTTTGTTATCTGAGAACCCCATAtgctaatataatatattcttaGCACACATGTACTCTTGCCCATGTCCAACATCAATCCAGTTCTATAACAGGGCTAAACAAGTGGCTGCATTTCAATGAAAAAATTCTACAGAACTTAGTCCCAGTGAGAATAAAGCAAACTATTGTATATTAGTAAAAGATAAGGGAGATGAAGTAATAGTGATGATATCATCAGACACACCTTAGCATCATCACTATCTTTTGCCAGAATGCAGAGGATGACAAGAGCATGATTCCTGACATCAGGATTTTTGGCGCCAACACATTGAATGAGAACAGGTATATAGTTCTCCAATATTACCCATTCCCTGTGCAGGTCTCTTTGTTCACAGAGATCCTGTAACTGTTCCAGGCTATCAAGtacttcctcctcttcttcagACTTGAGTTTTGGCTTGATGGAAGCAATTGTAATCATAGTGTTTCTATCCTTCCATTCTTCTATTGATTGCCGCAGAGTTTTGTTTGGCCGTAGAACTGATGTGTCCAAAGAGGTCATGGTCAGAGGACACAATCTGTTCCCATCTGCAAACCACTTTTCAATTGCATATCTCTCAAATGTCTGT
This genomic interval from Carya illinoinensis cultivar Pawnee chromosome 2, C.illinoinensisPawnee_v1, whole genome shotgun sequence contains the following:
- the LOC122300066 gene encoding U-box domain-containing protein 24-like; the encoded protein is MAVDVITSASSVPASEVLSQAVEAILELVIAANDVLVKKDSFKELATYLERIVPILKELNRKNVSDSESLNNALEILNQQIRAAKQLTLECSKRNKVYLLMNCRTVVKRLEDTVQEISRALSLLPLATLDLSSGISEEVGVLCDNMKRAEFKAAIAEEEILEKIESGIQERNVDRSYANKLLVLIANVVGISTDRSALKKEFEEFKNEIENARLRKNEAEAIQMDQIIALLERADATSSPEEKEIKYYTKRKSLGSQRLEALQSFYCPITRDVMVDPVETSSGQTFERYAIEKWFADGNRLCPLTMTSLDTSVLRPNKTLRQSIEEWKDRNTMITIASIKPKLKSEEEEEVLDSLEQLQDLCEQRDLHREWVILENYIPVLIQCVGAKNPDVRNHALVILCILAKDSDDAKERIAGVDNAIEFIVRSLGRRAAERKLAVALLLELSKCNLVRDCIGKVQGCILLLVTMSSSDDNQAARDAQMLLNNLSFSDQNVIQMAKANHFKHLLQRLSTGPEDVKMIMATTLAEMELTDHNKESLLEADALGPLLRSALQGNTQLREVAFKALRNLSSLSKNGLQMIREGAVRPLLDVLFHHGSSPSLREHAAGTIMHLAVSTMSQESSQIPVSLLDSDDDIFRLFSLINLTGPDIQQSIMQTFQALCQSPSATNIKTKLTQCSAVQVLVQLCQLDNPSVRADAVKLFNFLAEGEDEATILEHVNQKSIETLLRIIKSSEDEEEIASAMGIISNLPEIPQITQWLLDAGALPVIFCHIQNAKQKNPHKNKLMENAVGAIRRFTVPTNLEWQKISAQTGIIPLLVQMLELGTTLTKKRAAICLYQFSKSSLQLSRSISKQKGFWCFSAPLETVCMVHGGICSVESSFCLVEADAVRPLVRILSEPDPGACEACLDALLTLIEGERLQSGSKVLAEANAIPPMIKFLGSPSPSLQEKALHALERIFRLVELKLKYGASAQMPLVDLTQRGSGSVKSLAARILAHLNVLHDQSSYF